TCTGGCCGCGGGCACGGCGCGCACGCTTGCGACCCAGCCGGATTCGAACTCCTGGTACTTTATCACGGTCGACTACGCCTTCGGTCATGCGCTTGAATCCGACTCGTCGGCCTTCGTAACGTCTGCAGGAGGTCAGGTGGCCGGCTCGGTGCGGCATCCGATCGGTGCTCCCGACTTCGGCTCGTATCTGTTGCAGGCGCAGTCTTCCGGGGCGCAGGTCGTGGCGCTCGCCAATGGCGGGGCCGATATGGTCAACTCGCTTCGGCAGGCGGGCGAGTTCGGTATCGTGCAGAGCGGGCAGAAGCTGGTCGCGCTGCTGCCGCACCTTACCGACATCAACGCCGTTGGCTTGGAGACCGCCCAGGGCCTTCTTCTGACCGAGGGCTTCTACTGGGACCGCACCGATGAAACCCGCGAATGGTCCCGGCGCTTCTTCGAGCGGCACGGCGCGATGCCAACCATGGTGCAGGCAGGTGTCTATTCGTCGGTCCTCCACTACCTGAAGGCGATCGATGCGGCGGGCACGGACGAGGCCGCGGCCGTGATGGAGAAGATGCGCGAGCTTCCCATCAACGACATGTTCGCTACGAACGGACTGCTGCGGATCGATGGCCGGATGGTCCACGACATGTATGTCGTTCAGGTGAAGAGCCCGCAGGATGCGCAGTATCCGTGGGACTACTACGAGATTCTGCACACGATCCCCGGCGACGAGGCCTTCCGCCCGCTCGAAGAGAGCGCCTGTCGCCTGGTCGAAGGCAATTGAACGCAACGCATCACAGCAATTGAAGTGGAGAAGTAATTGTCCGCAGATCAGAAAAAAGCAGACGAGCGCAGTCCTGTTGCGCTCGTCGTCGGCGCTGGCGATGCCCTTGGCAGCGCGATTGCCAAGCGGTTCGCTCGTGAAGGCTTTACCGCGTGCGTCGTCAGGCGTTCGGAAGACAAGCTCCAGCCGCTTGTGGACGACATCAAGGCGGCCGGCGGCAAGGTGGTCGCCATCGGAGCCGACGCGCGAAAGGAGGATCAGGTTGTCGAACTTGTCGACCGGATCGAACGCGACATCGGGCCCATCGAAGTCATGGTCTTCAACATCGGCGCGAACGTGCAGTTCGACATCGTCGAGACGACCGCACAGAAATACTACAAGGTCTGGGAGATGGCCTGTTTCGCCGGCTTCCTGTCAGGCCGCGAGACGGCCAGGGTCATGAAGTCTCGCAAGCGCGGCACGATCCTCTTCACGGGCGCCACCGCGGCGGTGCGCGGCGCCCGCGGCTTCGCAGCCTTCTCGGGAGCCAAGCACGGCCTTCGGGCTCTTGCGCAGAGCATGGCGCGCGAGCTCGGACCGCAGAACATCCATGTCGCCCATATCGTCATCGACGGTGCGATCGACACCGATTTCATCCGCGACCGCTTTCCGGAGCGCTACGCATTGAAGGATGTGGACGGGATTCTCAACCCCGACCACATCGCGGAGACCTACTGGTTCCTGCACACGCAGAAGCGCACCGCCTGGACCTTCGAACTGGACGTGCGGCCATACATGGAGCCCTGGTGAGGAGGCGGACATGAAAGCACTTATCGTACACGCCCATCCCGAGCCGCAATCCTTCACGACATCGATGAAGGATACCGCGCGGCGGGTACTCGAGGCGCAAGGCTACGACACCGTGGTCAGCGATCTCTATGCGCAGCAGTTCAATCCGGTCGCGTCCGCGTCCGACTTCGGCTCCCGCAAGCGGGACGACTATCTGGTCTATGCCCTTGAACAGCGCAACGGCTTCGAGACGTCGAGCCTAGCGCCGGATATCGCGGAGGAAGTCGACAAGCTTCTCGCCGCCGACCTGCTGGTCCTGAACTTCCCGTTCTACTGGTTCTCAATGCCCGCGATCCTGAAGGGCTGGATCGACCGCGTCTTCCTGTCCGGGCCGCTCTATGGTGGCGTGCGCTTCTACGACAAGGGCGGTCTGCGCGGGCGCAAGGCGTTCGTGACCGCGACGCTTGGGGGCCGCC
This region of Mesorhizobium sp. CAU 1732 genomic DNA includes:
- a CDS encoding ABC transporter substrate-binding protein, encoding MTSKQKAFLTTAMAAVLGALAPAAYAQTVSGDVVRLGVLTDMSGIYSDISGTGAVEAARMAIEDHGDAVLGKPIELVSADHQNKGDVGSARAREWYDGGVDAIFEMMASSVALAVFEVATEKEKVAIAAGAASSALTNENCSPFGAHWVYDTHALAAGTARTLATQPDSNSWYFITVDYAFGHALESDSSAFVTSAGGQVAGSVRHPIGAPDFGSYLLQAQSSGAQVVALANGGADMVNSLRQAGEFGIVQSGQKLVALLPHLTDINAVGLETAQGLLLTEGFYWDRTDETREWSRRFFERHGAMPTMVQAGVYSSVLHYLKAIDAAGTDEAAAVMEKMRELPINDMFATNGLLRIDGRMVHDMYVVQVKSPQDAQYPWDYYEILHTIPGDEAFRPLEESACRLVEGN
- a CDS encoding NAD(P)H-dependent oxidoreductase, producing MKALIVHAHPEPQSFTTSMKDTARRVLEAQGYDTVVSDLYAQQFNPVASASDFGSRKRDDYLVYALEQRNGFETSSLAPDIAEEVDKLLAADLLVLNFPFYWFSMPAILKGWIDRVFLSGPLYGGVRFYDKGGLRGRKAFVTATLGGRPHMFGPKAIHGEINDMLRHLLRGTLGYVGYDVLEPFYAYHVPYLPEDERRKIMDDFETALRGLDTRPALSFPSLDNFDGELFPLDHLAVAK
- a CDS encoding SDR family oxidoreductase; this translates as MSADQKKADERSPVALVVGAGDALGSAIAKRFAREGFTACVVRRSEDKLQPLVDDIKAAGGKVVAIGADARKEDQVVELVDRIERDIGPIEVMVFNIGANVQFDIVETTAQKYYKVWEMACFAGFLSGRETARVMKSRKRGTILFTGATAAVRGARGFAAFSGAKHGLRALAQSMARELGPQNIHVAHIVIDGAIDTDFIRDRFPERYALKDVDGILNPDHIAETYWFLHTQKRTAWTFELDVRPYMEPW